The Cloacibacillus sp. An23 genome includes a window with the following:
- a CDS encoding M48 family metallopeptidase, with protein sequence MAKKILILTLTLALMAAAGAAHAAASPEPSDKTIKREIRIGRKSAEEIEKHVPRVLNPSVEAKLSMIASRLVPYMQRDLDYEVRILEMKQPNAFSLPGGMTYITTGMLDFLKSEDEIAAVLCHEFVHADRAHGIVQARRNSRLNLLTLAGLIAATQAGEGGAGIAAMAGGIQTAMMNSYSIDLEKEADAMGIDVLYRAGYNPAAMLTMMERMNVERLKRAQYELGIFQTHPEADERVEAALKYLREKGIDIQRKDVVKMLKVTVADEKGRTRLLIDGRELFSAPSGDGARKLFEGVAKRLDENLELELAPYDIRVGGEPGSQSLIIGRSIILREDELLPGMPGLSEIRDGVMEAVNRARRGNILTDYYE encoded by the coding sequence ATGGCGAAAAAAATTCTTATTCTGACGCTTACGCTCGCGCTGATGGCCGCTGCGGGGGCCGCCCACGCGGCGGCGTCGCCCGAGCCGAGCGACAAGACGATAAAGCGTGAAATAAGGATAGGGCGCAAGAGCGCCGAGGAGATAGAGAAGCACGTGCCGCGCGTCCTTAACCCGTCCGTTGAGGCAAAGCTGTCGATGATAGCCTCGCGGCTCGTTCCGTACATGCAGCGCGACCTCGACTATGAGGTCCGCATACTGGAGATGAAGCAGCCCAACGCTTTCTCTCTGCCCGGCGGTATGACATATATAACGACCGGAATGCTCGACTTCCTGAAAAGCGAGGACGAGATAGCCGCGGTGCTCTGCCACGAATTCGTACACGCCGACCGCGCTCACGGCATAGTGCAGGCGCGGCGCAACAGCAGGCTGAATCTTCTGACGCTGGCCGGGCTCATCGCCGCGACGCAGGCCGGAGAGGGCGGCGCCGGCATAGCGGCGATGGCGGGCGGCATACAGACCGCTATGATGAACAGCTACAGCATAGATCTGGAAAAAGAGGCCGACGCTATGGGCATAGACGTGCTTTACCGCGCCGGCTACAATCCCGCGGCGATGCTCACGATGATGGAGCGCATGAACGTCGAGCGCCTGAAACGCGCACAGTACGAGCTGGGCATCTTCCAGACGCACCCGGAAGCCGACGAACGCGTTGAAGCAGCGCTCAAATATCTGCGCGAAAAGGGTATAGACATACAGCGCAAGGACGTCGTGAAAATGCTCAAGGTCACGGTCGCCGACGAGAAGGGGCGAACGCGGCTCCTTATCGACGGGCGCGAGCTTTTCTCCGCGCCCTCCGGCGACGGCGCGCGGAAGCTGTTTGAAGGCGTGGCGAAAAGGCTCGACGAGAATCTGGAGCTTGAACTCGCGCCGTACGACATCCGCGTTGGCGGAGAGCCGGGCTCCCAGAGCCTGATCATCGGCCGCAGCATAATCCTCCGTGAGGACGAGCTTCTGCCGGGAATGCCTGGCCTTTCCGAAATAAGGGACGGCGTAATGGAGGCCGTCAACAGAGCCAGACGCGGCAACATTTTGACTGACTACTACGAATAA
- a CDS encoding DUF1385 domain-containing protein, translating into MIFAARAVRLMASLFAGAAPEKLPVGGQAVIEGVLMKGPERWGLAVREPGGGIMLKTWPGSEWLKKGLWKFPVVRGFATMVEMMRVGMRALSMSADISLGEEEKITPLETALSVGAALLGVAGIFVALPMFASEFLTERFGFTHFEKNIAEGVIRGIIFIGYVALISLWKDIARVFEYHGAEHKTINAYESGAELTPENAARYPRIHRRCGTSFLIIVILVSIIVFSAIGDGGALWRVGSRIVLLPLVIGVSYEFIRAASNSDTWGAWSIKPALLLQYITTREPSSDQLEVAMAALGAALAPSNDITTAGGAENGTDR; encoded by the coding sequence ATGATTTTCGCCGCGCGCGCCGTCCGCCTTATGGCCTCGCTTTTCGCCGGGGCTGCGCCGGAAAAGCTGCCGGTCGGAGGACAAGCCGTCATAGAAGGTGTCCTCATGAAAGGGCCGGAACGCTGGGGACTCGCTGTGCGTGAGCCGGGAGGGGGCATCATGCTTAAAACTTGGCCCGGCTCAGAATGGCTGAAGAAGGGGCTGTGGAAGTTCCCCGTCGTGCGCGGCTTTGCGACGATGGTCGAGATGATGCGCGTCGGCATGCGCGCGCTCTCGATGTCCGCAGATATAAGCCTCGGCGAGGAAGAGAAAATAACGCCGCTTGAGACGGCGCTTTCCGTCGGCGCCGCGCTTCTCGGAGTCGCCGGTATATTCGTTGCGCTTCCGATGTTCGCCTCCGAATTTCTTACGGAACGCTTCGGATTTACGCATTTTGAAAAAAATATAGCGGAAGGCGTGATCCGCGGGATCATATTCATCGGTTACGTCGCGCTGATCTCTTTATGGAAAGATATTGCGCGCGTCTTCGAATATCACGGCGCGGAGCACAAGACGATAAACGCCTACGAAAGCGGGGCTGAGCTCACGCCGGAGAACGCGGCCCGGTATCCGCGCATCCACCGCAGATGCGGCACGTCGTTCCTTATAATCGTGATACTGGTCAGCATAATAGTCTTCTCCGCGATAGGAGACGGCGGGGCGCTGTGGCGCGTCGGCAGCCGCATCGTACTTCTGCCGCTCGTGATCGGCGTCTCCTACGAATTTATAAGGGCCGCCTCAAACTCGGACACTTGGGGGGCGTGGAGCATAAAACCCGCCCTTCTTCTTCAATATATAACGACGAGAGAGCCGTCGTCCGATCAGCTCGAGGTCGCCATGGCGGCTCTCGGGGCGGCTCTCGCTCCGTCAAATGATATTACTACGGCAGGTGGTGCTGAAAATGGAACTGATAGATAA
- the trxB gene encoding thioredoxin-disulfide reductase — protein sequence MEKRELVILGAGPAGLAAAVYGRRADLDTLILEKGTPGGQINITDEIENWPGTIHSTGAELGETFRKHAEHFKAEFRSCTVQNIEIRNGHKIVVTDKGEIEAEAIIIATGASFRKLGCPGEAEFTGAGVSYCAVCDAAFFEGETVAVVGGGNVAVEEAGYLTRFADKVYIVHRRDEWRADRHAIDQALANPKIVPVWNSVVQSIEGEGVVEKLVLKNVKTGEISDLPVAGCFVFVGTEPNVSYLKENELVKQSKGGWIVTNDKMETSVEGIFAAGDVRDKFLRQVVTAAGDGAVAAMSAYAYISEQLHLNSVLIEPEEVIALLTSSIDQDQVKLQVEAENFAKESGKKIAFIDGYRNGKMVEKLGIAELPAIIEMKKGTMVRSAKPASIEDIKNFVA from the coding sequence ATGGAAAAGAGAGAACTTGTAATACTCGGCGCAGGCCCGGCGGGGCTCGCCGCCGCCGTCTACGGACGCCGTGCCGACCTTGACACGCTTATCCTTGAGAAAGGCACGCCCGGAGGCCAGATCAACATCACCGACGAAATCGAAAACTGGCCCGGCACGATCCACTCGACCGGCGCCGAACTCGGCGAGACCTTCCGCAAGCACGCCGAGCACTTCAAGGCCGAGTTCAGAAGCTGCACCGTGCAGAACATCGAGATCCGCAACGGACACAAGATAGTCGTCACCGACAAGGGCGAGATAGAGGCCGAGGCCATCATCATCGCCACCGGCGCCAGCTTCCGCAAGCTCGGCTGCCCCGGCGAAGCCGAATTCACCGGCGCGGGCGTCAGCTACTGCGCGGTCTGCGACGCGGCCTTCTTTGAGGGCGAGACGGTCGCGGTCGTCGGCGGCGGCAACGTCGCCGTCGAAGAGGCCGGATACCTCACCCGCTTTGCGGACAAGGTCTATATCGTACACCGCCGCGACGAGTGGAGAGCCGACCGTCACGCCATCGACCAGGCGCTCGCCAACCCGAAGATCGTCCCGGTATGGAACTCCGTAGTCCAGTCCATCGAGGGCGAGGGCGTCGTCGAGAAGCTCGTGCTGAAGAACGTCAAGACCGGCGAGATCTCCGACCTTCCCGTGGCGGGATGCTTCGTCTTCGTCGGCACCGAGCCGAACGTCTCCTACCTCAAGGAAAACGAGCTCGTGAAGCAGTCCAAGGGCGGATGGATCGTCACCAACGATAAGATGGAGACCTCCGTCGAGGGCATCTTCGCCGCGGGCGACGTCCGCGACAAGTTCCTCCGTCAGGTTGTCACCGCCGCCGGCGACGGCGCCGTAGCTGCCATGTCCGCTTACGCCTACATCTCAGAGCAGCTCCACCTCAACTCTGTGCTCATCGAGCCCGAAGAGGTCATAGCCCTTCTTACCTCGAGCATCGACCAGGATCAGGTCAAGCTCCAGGTCGAGGCCGAGAACTTCGCCAAGGAGAGCGGCAAGAAGATAGCCTTCATCGACGGCTACAGAAACGGCAAGATGGTCGAGAAGCTCGGCATCGCCGAACTCCCCGCGATCATCGAGATGAAGAAGGGCACGATGGTCCGTTCCGCGAAGCCCGCGTCGATCGAGGACATAAAGAACTTCGTAGCGTAA
- the prmC gene encoding peptide chain release factor N(5)-glutamine methyltransferase has protein sequence MRLQELRRRSRSRLVESGTARPEYSADLILSAALGIPRAALLWNDGEVTDDELVRAESALRRRASGVPLSYVLHEAEFYGYKFKVGRGVLIPRPETELLVEEALRLFPKGTPARFADWCTGSGCIAIALLLENPSLIAVGVDKSRSALKWAAINRKLHGLEKRLDLLRNAEPSLAPIGDESLDFIIANPPYIPSGELAGLMSEVRDYEPHEALDGGEEGTELFAKFFKAFPRMLKPGGLFLAETAGNAQVCSLDIMASREFVLVNKVLDYNGIFRHVIWRKR, from the coding sequence GTGCGCCTTCAGGAGCTGCGCCGCCGCAGCCGAAGCCGGTTAGTCGAGTCCGGCACGGCACGCCCGGAATATTCCGCTGATCTGATACTTTCCGCTGCGCTCGGGATTCCGCGCGCGGCTTTGCTGTGGAACGACGGCGAGGTGACGGATGACGAGCTCGTGAGGGCCGAGTCCGCGCTGCGCCGCCGCGCCTCGGGCGTTCCTCTTTCATACGTCCTGCACGAGGCGGAATTTTACGGCTACAAGTTCAAGGTCGGACGCGGCGTGCTCATTCCTCGCCCCGAGACTGAGCTGCTCGTCGAGGAGGCGCTGCGCCTCTTCCCGAAGGGGACGCCGGCGCGCTTCGCCGACTGGTGCACCGGGAGCGGATGCATAGCAATTGCTCTGCTGTTGGAGAATCCATCGCTTATCGCCGTGGGGGTGGACAAGAGCCGCAGCGCGCTGAAATGGGCCGCGATAAACAGGAAGCTGCACGGCCTTGAGAAGCGCTTAGATCTGCTGCGCAACGCGGAGCCTTCCCTTGCGCCCATAGGAGACGAATCGCTCGACTTCATCATCGCCAATCCTCCGTACATACCAAGCGGCGAGCTCGCCGGCCTCATGAGCGAGGTCAGGGACTACGAGCCGCACGAGGCGCTCGACGGCGGAGAGGAGGGGACGGAGCTCTTTGCGAAATTTTTCAAGGCTTTCCCCAGGATGCTGAAACCGGGCGGCCTTTTCTTAGCGGAGACGGCGGGGAACGCGCAGGTTTGTTCGCTTGATATTATGGCCTCGCGCGAGTTTGTGCTAGTGAATAAAGTCTTGGATTATAACGGAATATTCCGCCACGTAATATGGCGCAAACGATAA
- the prfA gene encoding peptide chain release factor 1, which yields MELIDKLKEIEASYRELEKKMADPEIVNDPHEMQQLGKKHVELTPIVDAFSEYEKVLKGIEEAKEMAGGDDDEMRELAKEELAALEARVPELEREIRILLLPKDMNDEKSVIIEIRGGAGGDEAALFSADLFRMYTRFAERQRWKTEIISMSETGIGGFKEVIFRVDGTAAFSMLKFESGVHRVQRVPETEASGRIHTSTATVAVLPEAAEVDVEIRPEDLKIDTYRSSGAGGQHVNMTDSAVRITHLPTGIVVTCQDERSQIKNRAKAMQFLRTKLYDAELQRQNAELAAERKGQVGTGDRAERIRTYNFPQNRLTDHRINLTLYKLDQILDGDLYELIRMLTEADQAEKLKALSV from the coding sequence ATGGAACTGATAGATAAATTAAAGGAAATAGAGGCCAGCTACAGAGAGCTTGAAAAGAAAATGGCCGACCCCGAAATCGTCAACGACCCGCACGAGATGCAGCAGCTCGGCAAAAAGCATGTCGAACTCACTCCGATAGTAGACGCATTCTCCGAATACGAGAAGGTGCTGAAGGGCATAGAAGAGGCGAAGGAGATGGCCGGGGGCGACGACGATGAAATGCGCGAACTCGCTAAAGAAGAGCTCGCGGCGCTCGAAGCTCGCGTGCCGGAGCTTGAGCGTGAGATACGTATCCTGCTGCTGCCGAAAGACATGAACGACGAAAAAAGCGTCATCATAGAGATACGCGGCGGAGCCGGCGGCGACGAGGCCGCGCTCTTCTCGGCGGATCTGTTCCGCATGTACACGCGTTTCGCCGAGCGCCAGCGCTGGAAAACTGAGATAATCTCGATGAGCGAGACCGGCATCGGCGGTTTCAAGGAAGTCATATTCCGCGTAGACGGAACGGCGGCGTTCAGTATGCTCAAGTTCGAGAGCGGCGTCCATCGCGTCCAGCGTGTGCCGGAGACCGAGGCGAGCGGACGCATCCACACCTCGACCGCGACGGTAGCGGTTCTGCCGGAAGCTGCGGAGGTAGACGTCGAGATACGTCCAGAGGATTTGAAGATAGACACCTATCGCTCGAGCGGCGCTGGCGGACAGCACGTCAACATGACCGACTCGGCTGTGCGCATCACGCACCTCCCGACCGGGATAGTCGTAACGTGCCAGGACGAGCGCTCGCAGATAAAAAACAGGGCGAAGGCGATGCAGTTCCTTCGCACCAAGCTCTACGACGCCGAGCTCCAGCGCCAGAACGCCGAGCTCGCCGCCGAGCGTAAGGGGCAGGTCGGCACAGGAGACCGCGCTGAACGCATACGCACATACAACTTCCCGCAGAACCGCCTGACCGACCACAGGATAAACCTCACGCTCTACAAACTCGACCAGATACTCGACGGCGACCTCTACGAACTCATTCGTATGCTGACGGAGGCCGACCAGGCCGAAAAGCTAAAGGCTCTCTCGGTCTAG
- the dnaX gene encoding DNA polymerase III subunit gamma/tau — protein MYISLYRRYRPQTFSDMVGQSAAVGVLMESLREGSLGHAYLFSGPRGCGKTSAARLVAKSLDCLNRGEDCEPCGVCENCRAIAAGEHLDVIEIDGASNRGIGEIRDLKSHVNLKPLSAAYKVYIIDEVHMLTEQAFNALLKTLEEPPSNVVFLLATTEPHKVPVTIRSRCQHIPFHRITIADTVSRLKYVCAQEDIEADDEAVWEIARQADGALRDALSLTEQAVALGRGKLSLESVRDLTGGSSRTDLEKWVAQMRTSPREAAAALHSIMARGISPERLCESLFALFRDLWLYSLWGEQAFGALETSSAEREYLESEAVHWDPRKLKAACELCNSLLPRAHYGMKGDIFSGVVFMELRDIIEGALRDGSERRTAHAACAEETTSRAASWRAGAPAAQQRAETISQRPPHEEIGGSGESAAAPSEAPRKRDAAENAARGARLAGGIELFEKLTSLIDAADRLPVSAALLNAALVRGDGGVSIEFEREMPAKAFLSIARNRKAVCSAASRLWNIEARAAEQPSAANEAPEQGAPLPAQAEEPRPPRREEQRANQPHYGGRLSHILRKAGAELLYVRSADMNDEETEGNE, from the coding sequence ATGTATATATCTTTATACCGCAGATACAGGCCGCAGACCTTTTCGGACATGGTGGGGCAGAGCGCGGCCGTCGGCGTGCTCATGGAATCGCTGCGCGAGGGCTCGCTCGGCCATGCATATTTGTTCTCTGGGCCGCGCGGCTGCGGCAAGACCTCGGCTGCGCGCCTCGTCGCGAAGTCCCTCGACTGTCTCAACAGGGGTGAAGACTGCGAGCCGTGCGGCGTCTGCGAAAACTGCCGCGCGATAGCCGCAGGCGAGCATCTAGACGTGATAGAGATAGACGGCGCGTCGAACCGCGGCATAGGCGAGATACGCGACCTCAAGAGCCATGTCAACCTGAAGCCGCTGTCGGCGGCCTACAAGGTCTATATCATAGACGAAGTCCACATGCTTACGGAGCAGGCCTTCAACGCCCTGCTCAAGACGCTTGAGGAGCCGCCGTCCAACGTAGTCTTTCTTCTTGCGACTACGGAGCCGCACAAGGTGCCCGTGACGATACGCTCGCGCTGTCAGCATATTCCGTTTCACAGGATAACGATAGCCGATACCGTATCGCGGCTGAAATACGTCTGCGCGCAGGAGGACATCGAGGCCGACGACGAGGCGGTCTGGGAGATCGCGCGTCAGGCCGACGGCGCTCTGCGCGACGCGCTGTCGCTTACGGAGCAGGCTGTGGCGCTCGGCCGCGGCAAGCTCTCGCTGGAAAGCGTCCGCGACCTCACCGGCGGAAGCAGCCGTACGGATCTTGAAAAGTGGGTGGCTCAGATGCGCACGTCGCCGCGCGAAGCCGCGGCCGCGCTGCACTCGATAATGGCGCGCGGCATCTCGCCGGAGCGTCTCTGCGAATCGCTTTTCGCCCTTTTTAGGGACCTGTGGCTCTATTCTCTGTGGGGCGAGCAGGCATTCGGCGCGCTAGAAACTTCGTCGGCGGAGCGCGAATATCTGGAGTCTGAGGCCGTCCACTGGGATCCGCGTAAGCTGAAGGCGGCCTGCGAGCTTTGCAACAGCCTGCTGCCGCGCGCCCACTACGGCATGAAGGGCGACATATTCAGCGGCGTCGTTTTTATGGAATTGCGGGATATAATAGAGGGCGCTCTGCGCGACGGATCAGAACGGCGCACGGCTCACGCCGCGTGCGCGGAAGAAACGACGTCGCGTGCTGCCTCGTGGCGCGCCGGCGCTCCTGCCGCTCAGCAGCGCGCAGAGACGATTTCACAAAGGCCGCCACACGAGGAGATAGGCGGGAGCGGCGAGAGCGCCGCCGCGCCGTCAGAAGCGCCGCGAAAGCGGGACGCCGCTGAGAACGCCGCGCGCGGCGCACGCCTGGCCGGAGGAATAGAGCTTTTTGAAAAGCTGACGTCGCTTATAGACGCCGCCGACAGGCTGCCGGTTTCAGCCGCGCTGCTGAACGCCGCACTTGTACGCGGAGACGGGGGAGTCTCTATAGAATTTGAGCGGGAGATGCCGGCGAAGGCGTTTCTTTCAATAGCGCGGAACAGAAAGGCCGTCTGCTCGGCGGCATCGCGGCTGTGGAACATAGAGGCCCGGGCCGCGGAGCAGCCTTCCGCGGCGAACGAAGCCCCGGAGCAGGGGGCGCCGCTCCCGGCGCAAGCGGAGGAACCGCGTCCGCCGCGCCGGGAGGAACAGCGCGCGAACCAGCCCCACTACGGAGGACGGCTGTCGCACATACTGCGTAAGGCCGGCGCTGAACTGCTCTACGTCCGCAGCGCGGACATGAACGACGAAGAAACAGAGGGAAATGAATAG
- the thyX gene encoding FAD-dependent thymidylate synthase has product MSVYVKLIASTPEADKIVAAAAKICYSPSGAAEILDGLDAGKAASFLAMLRRAGHFSPFEHASFTFAVEGLSRVATHQLVRHRVASYSQQSQRYVEMKGNGCITPPSVAENAEALALFNEQSEAAFETYRKLVALGIPREDARFILPHGFETRLVVTMNARELHHFFALRLCRRAQWEIRETAIGMLREARAAAPQLFSLAGPSCVTEGKCSEAHPCGNPYKDMEQMLSE; this is encoded by the coding sequence ATGTCCGTATATGTGAAGCTCATAGCGTCTACGCCGGAGGCGGACAAGATAGTCGCCGCGGCGGCGAAGATATGCTACAGCCCGTCCGGAGCGGCGGAGATACTTGACGGCCTCGACGCTGGAAAGGCGGCGTCGTTCCTCGCCATGCTGCGGAGGGCCGGACATTTCTCTCCATTCGAGCACGCGTCGTTTACGTTCGCCGTGGAGGGGCTGAGCCGCGTCGCGACGCATCAGCTGGTGCGCCACAGGGTCGCCAGCTATTCGCAGCAGAGCCAGCGCTACGTCGAGATGAAGGGAAACGGCTGCATAACGCCGCCGTCGGTTGCGGAAAACGCCGAAGCTCTAGCTCTTTTCAACGAACAGTCCGAAGCGGCGTTCGAAACTTACCGTAAGCTCGTGGCTCTGGGGATACCGCGCGAGGACGCGCGCTTCATACTGCCGCACGGTTTTGAGACGCGGCTCGTCGTCACGATGAACGCGCGCGAACTGCACCACTTCTTCGCGCTGAGGCTCTGCCGCCGCGCGCAGTGGGAGATACGCGAGACCGCCATCGGGATGCTGCGCGAGGCCAGGGCCGCCGCCCCGCAGCTCTTCAGCCTTGCCGGGCCGTCATGCGTGACTGAGGGAAAATGCTCCGAGGCGCACCCGTGCGGGAATCCATACAAGGATATGGAGCAGATGCTTTCAGAATGA